In Caldilineales bacterium, the sequence GGGGTGAGTGCCAGCGACAGGAATGTAATCAGCGCCAACCACACAGGCGTCTATATCAACACCCAGGCAACCGGAAACCGCATCTACGGCAATTACATTGGCACGGACAAGGCAGGAGACGAGGCGTTGGGGAATCATCCCGGCGCGGGAGTCGCCATCCAGGATTCAGATACAAATCAAGTGGGCAGCGACGCCGCCGATGAAGGCAACGTGATCTCCGGCAACGCCAACGGCATCTTGCTTTATGGAGGCGCGTCCGGCAACTCTATCGACGGCAACACAGTCGGCGCCACATCCTCCGGCCAGGAAAGTCTGAGCAACGCCGGTTACGGCATCGTGCTGCAAGGTGCGACCGACAACACCATTGGCGGCGCCGTCGCGGGGGCGGGCAATCTTGTCTCGAGCAACGGCAACGTGGGCATCTATATCTCGGCGGGCTCCAACGAAAACCAGGTTTTCGGCAACAAAATCGGCCTCCAGGCACAGGGCACGCTACCGCTGGGCAATGGCAGCGCCGGCATCGCCATCGTCGATAGCACCGGCAATCACATCGGCGGCGCGAACGAAGGCGAAGGCAATGTCATCGTCGCTAACGTCGGCAGCGGCGTGCACATTTCCGGTGCAGCGGCGGGCAACGAAGTCAGAGGCAACCAGATCGGCGTCGCCAACTTCGCCAACTTCGATGCCGGCAACGCCGCCCACGGCGTCGAGATCAACGGCGCCGACGACAACACGATCGGCGGGCCGGCGAAATCGGATGGCAACATCATCTCCGGCAACAAGCTCGATGGCATCTGGATCGGCAATGGCGCCAAAAACAATCACGTGCTTGGCAATCGCATCGGCTTGAACGCGAACGGGCAAGGGCGCGGCAATCGCCTGCACGGCATCGAAATCGTGGATGTTGGCTTCAACGCCATCGGCGGGCGCACTGCCAAACCCGGGGACGCGCCCGGCAACATGATTGCAGCCAACGGCTCGGCGAGCGACGCTGGCAGCGGGGTCGGCATCCTCCTGCGCGGAGCCACGTCCGGGGTCGAGGTGCGCGGCAATCTCATCGGCACAAACGATACGTCCGCCGCCGGACTCGGTAACGACCAGGTGGGGGTGGCCCTGGTGGGGTCGGGGACCGTCGCCAATGCCATCGGCGACGTCGACCGCGCATCGGCCAACGTCATTTCTGGCAACGACAAGAGCGGTGTGTACCTCGGCGACAACGCCACCAAAAACCGCATCTACGGCAACATCATCGGCCTGGCGGCAGACGGCGCCACCGCGCTGCCCAATGCCTGGCACGGCGTCATGATCGAGAATGCCTCGGAGAACTACATCGGCGCGCCGGCCTCTCCCGCCGGCAGCCCGCCCGGCAATATCATCTCGGGCAATGGCGATGGCAACGCCGGCCACGGTATCGGCGTGTGGGTGCTCGGCGCTTCCACGCTGACCGAAATCGAGGGCAATATCATCGGCGGCGACGCCACAGCCACGTTGGCGCGCCCCAACAGATTGGTCGGCGTGCTTCTGGATGGCGCTGGCGCACACAACAACAGGGTGGGCCGGGCGGCGGCGAACGGCGGCAACGTCATCATTGGCAACGCGCTGGATGGCGTGACCATTCAGAACGGAGCAGCCGACAACTTCGTCTATGGCAACCTGATCGGCCTGAACGCGGCCAATGCCCGGCTGGGCAACGGGCGTTTTGGCGTGGTCGCGGCGGGGGCGGGCAGCAACCGCAACGCCATCGGGGGGCCGAACCCGTTGCAAGGCAACGTGATCTCTGCCAATGGCCAGGCGGGGGTGTGGCTGGGCGAAACCGCGACCCAAAACAATGTGCAAGGCAACAAGATCGGCACGGACGCCGCCGGGGCGGCCGCCCTGGGCAACCAACTCAGCGGCGTGGTGGTGGACGCAGCCAACACCAACCTGATCGGCGGGCCGGGAGCGGGCGAAGGCAACCTGATCTCGGGCAACCAACAACATGGGATCAGCCTGCAAAATGGCGCCACGCAGAACACCGTGGCCGGGAATCGCATCGGCACGGACGCGGCCGGGGCGGCGGCCCTGGGCAACCAACTCAGCGGCGTGCAGATCAACGCCGCCAATGACAACACCATCGGCGGGACGACAACCCAGCGCGGCGCCCCGCCCGGCAACCTGATCTCCGGCAATGTGCAGGATGGCGTGATCCTGGCCGGCGGCGCCACGTTGAACAAGTTATTCGGAAACATCATCGGCGCCGATAACACCGGGGCCAGGCGCCTAGCCAACGGCTACCACGGCGTGGAGATGGCGGCGGCGCCGGGCAACTTCGTGGGCGGGGCGAACAACGCACCCACAGCGCTGACCGGCAACCTGGTCTCGGGCAACGGCAGCAGCGAAGGGTTTGGGCACGGCGTGCTGATCTGGCAGGCGTCGGCCAACACCACAGTGCAGGGCAACCTGATCGGAACTGACCTGGCCGGCGAGCACATCTTGCCAAACATGCTTGCGGGCGTGATCATCGACGGCGCCGGCGCGAACACCAATCTGATCGGCGGGGCCACGGCCGCCGTCCGCAATCTGCTTTCGGGCAACACCCTTGACGGCGTCCTCATCCAAAACGGCGCCGCCGATAACCGCGTGCAGGGCAACCTCATCGGCCCGGACATCACCGGCGCGCAGGCGTTGGGCAATGCCGCCAACGGCGTGCGCATCTTCGACGCGCCGCGCAATCGCATCGGCGGCCAGGCGACCACACCGGGCGCGCCGCCGGGCAATGTCATTTCGGGAAATGGTTCGAGCTTCAGGGCTCATGGCATCTTCATTTCCGGCGCTGGCGCCACCGGCAACTGGGTGGAAGGAAACCTGATCGGCGCCGACGCGACCGGAAATGTGGCGATGAGCAATGGGCTGAACGGCGTGGCGATCGTCGATGCCAAGGGCAACACCATCGGCGGCGGCGCCGGGCCGAATGCCCCCCTGCGCAACATCATCTCCGGCAACTTCACCAACGGCGTCAGCATTAGCGGCAGCACGGCCTCCGACAATCGCGTGCAGGGCAACTTCATCGGCTTGAACATCGATGGCACGAAAGCGCTGGCCAATCGGCTCAACGGCGTGTGGGTGGAAGAAGCGCCGGAGAACGTGATCGGCGGTGCAGTCGCAGCCGCTGGCGCCCCGCCGGGTAATGTGATTTCGGGCAATACCAGCAACGGCGTCACGCTGAAGGGCGCCGGCGCCACCGGCAATCTCGTCCAGGGCAACCTGATCGGGACGGACGCCAGCGGCGAGGCGGCATGGGGCAACGGCTACGAGGGCGTAGAGATCAACGCGGCGCCCTCGAACACCATCGGCGGGGTGGGGGCCGCGGGGGCGCAGTTGGGCAACGTGATTGCCGGCAACGGCGAGCACGGCGTCCTGATCGGGAACGCCACCGGCAACCTTGTCCAGGGCAACGTGATCGGCGCGACGCCCGGCGGCGACGCCGACCTGGGCAACACGGGAGTGGGCGTCCGGCTGACGCTGGGCGCCAACAGCAATACCATCGGCGGCGTGCAGCCTGGCGCAGGCAACATCATCGGCCACAATGGCGGGCCGGGCGTGTATGTGGACTCTGGGATTGATAATGCCATCGAGACCAATGCCGTGGGCCGGAACGAAGGCCTGGGCATCGATCTGGCCCCGCCCGGCCCCACCCGCAATGATTCCGGCGACCCCGACGATGGCCCCAACCATCTGCAGAACTTCCCCGTGCTGCTGACCCTTTCCGCCGACCGCAAGACGCTCACGGGATCGCTCAACAGCCGGCCCTCGCAAACCTATCGGCTCGAATTCTTCGCCAGTCCAACCTGCGATCCATTGGGCTATGGCGAAGGCGAAACCTTCCTGGGCGCGACCACCGCCGCCACCAATGCCGGAGGCAATGCCGGGTTCTCGAAGACTTTCGCAAGCGCCGTGCCGGCCGGCCAACAGATGACGGCCACCGCCACCGACCCGGATGGCAACACGTCCGAGTTCTCGCGCTGCTTCGATGGCGCCACGCCGGTCGTGGACGCCATCCAGCCGGCCTCGGTCAGCGCCAACATCAACGTCGATGTCACCATCCTGGGCTACTTCTTCCAGCCGGGGTTGCGGGCATGGGTGGGGACGAGCGAGGTGCTGGGCATCCAGTTCTTGCCCGACGAGACCACGCCGCCTTTCCGCTCGCGCATCAAGGGCACGCTGGCAGCCGGCCTGGCCCCGGGCGTCTACGACGTGACCGTGACCAATCCCAACGGCAAGGCGGGTGTCCTTCCCAAAGGGTTCACCGTGCGGTCGGATATCAGCCGGGGGCTGGGTCTGGCCACCGTCACCTACGGCCCCTATACGTGGAGCGGGGTGACATCGGCCAACCATCCCTTCGTGCTCAGCTGCGTGCCGCACGCCAGCTTCACCGTCGAGGAGCCGATCTACGGCGACCCCCCCGCCAGCGTGACGCTGGTCGATGCGCAGGGCAATGTGCTGGGGGCCATGACCAAAGTGGCCGACATCCCCGGCGGTGGGCGGTACACGGGCACGTCAAGCGCCGGTTACACCGACCTGGGCACCACCGTGATCAAGAAAGTCGTCTGGCCCGACGGCGAGATCATGACCGAGGTGGTGCTGAGTGGACGCCTGGCCTGCATCGATCCTGCTGGACGAGTGTACGATGCGAACACCAGCGCTCCGCTGGCGGGCGCGGTGGTCACGCTGTATCAACGCGACCCCGCCAGCGGCGACGCCATCTGGAACCCCACCCTCTCCGGCCAGCTCAACCCACAGGCCACGAACAATGAAGGCCGCTACGGTTGGGAGACCTCGGCGGGCAATTTCTACGTGACGGCCTCCAAGCCCTGCTACGCCGACGCCCAAAGTCGCACGGTGACAGTGCCACCGCCCGTGACCAACCTGGATATGGGCCTGACCCCGCGCGGCTGCTCCCCCGTGCAGCTTGGCCCGCTGGGGGTGCTCGATGGGAACGGCAATCCGGTGCCCGGCTTGCCGCCCGGCTTGCCGCCCGGCAGCAGCATCCGCCTGCAAGCTTCCATCGACAACGGCGCCGGCGCAGCGCGTGCAGCCGAGGCGAGCGCCGTGATGGTCAATTACAGCCTGATCCTGGCCGACGCCGCTGGCCATGCCGTCCCCGGCTTGTCGCAGAGCGGCTCGCAGACGCTGGCCCCCGGCGCCAATAAACTGACACTGGAGGGTCAGCTCCCGACGGGGCCGGAAGGCGAATACACGTTCGGCGTACGCGTGAGCTTCGACCAGCAGACAGCCTTTGCCGCCGTCAAATTTCGGGTGACATTGCCGCACAGCTATCTGCCGCTGCTGATGCGGCGCGGCGCCAACAGCCCCACCGCCACGCCCACCCCTTCGGCTACGCTCAGGGCAAGCCCCACCGTCACCCCCACCACCGCCAGCGCCGACTTCATTCGCCGCGTGATCGAACTAACGAACACCACGCGCAGCCAAAATGGCCTGCCGCCGCTGCAACCTCAAGCCGATTTGGGCCGAGCTGCCGCCTGGTTTGCCGGCGACATGGCGGCCCAAAACTACTATGACCCCAATCACATCGATCGCCTGGGCCGCGACATGACCACCCGGCTGGTCGGCTTTGGCTACACGCCCTACAGCGCCATCGCCGAAAACATCGCCGCAGGTCAGGATTCGCCCGAGGCAGTGGTCACTGCCTGGCTCAACAGCCCACCCCATCGCGCCAATCTCCTCAGTCCCCTGGTCTGCGAGATCGGTGTGGGCTATGGCTATAGTGCATCCAGCACTTACAAGCACTATTGGGTGCAGGATTTCGGCTGTCGCTCAGGCGCGGCTACACCCACGCCCACGCGCACCCCCACCCCCACGCCGACGAGTCCGACTGGCGCCACCCCTACCCCCACGCCGACGCCCACGCGCACGCCCACACCCACGCCATCGCCGGGCGCGACGAACACGCGCACACCGACCCCGACGCGCACTCCCACCAGCGCCACGCCAACCCCAACGCGCACACCCACGCCCACGACTTCTGCGGACGGCTGGCAGACTATCTTCGCCGACGGCTTCGAGGGCGCCTTCCCCGGCCCCTGGCAGCGATATGGCGCCCCCACCTGGGGCAGGACCACGTGCCGGGCCAACCAGGGCAGCTATAGCGTGTGGCCGGCGGCGGCTGGCAGCGGCGCGGCGCGGCCTTGTCTCGATCCCTATCCGCCCAGCCTCGAATCGTGGATGGTCTACGGCCCGTTCGACCTCAGCGACGCCACGGTGGCTGAGGCTTTGTTCGATCTTTGGGGCAAGAGTGAAGAGGGCGCCGACTATTTCGGTGTGCTGGCGTCGTCAGATGGCGCGAACTTCGACGGCTATCTTCTCGACGGTGATAGCGAGGGCTGGATCGCTGGCTTTCCGTTCGATCTGGTGGACTATGTAGGCCTGTCGGAAGTATGGTTCGCCTTCTACTTCACAAGCGACGACTCGATCGCCAGCGAGGGCCCGTTTGTGGACAACCTGATCCTGCACAAACAGACGGGCGTCCAGCATCAGGCGCCGTACCGGCCTGCCTTACCCGCGCAACTTCACCTCCGCCCGGTCAACCTACGGCTGCCCTGGCGCGGTTCATGACCGGCGCCCTGAATTTGACGAGTGTTCATGACGCGGGTATCATGGTATACCATTCTACCAGAAGCCATCCTACCGCAGATGAACACCCGAATCGCCGACATCGAACCCATCGAACGCGAGCAGCGCCTGTACGAGCGCGTGGCCGAGCGCATCCTGACTTTGGTGCGGGAGGAGACCTGGCGGCCGGGCGACCGCCTGCCCACCGAGCGCGATCTGGCCGAAGCCTTTGGCGTCAGCCGCACGGTGGTGCGCGAGGCGGTGAAGGTGTTGGAGGCGCGCGGGGTGCTGGAGACACAAACCGGCAGCAGGGCCTATGTGCGCAAACCCGATTCGGCCATCGTCTCGCGTTCGCTCCAGACTTATCTGCAGATGATGGGACAGGATGACGTCGACCTGCGGCTATGGGAGATCCGGCGGGTGCTGGAAGTGGAGACGGCGGCGCTGGCGGCGATGCGGGCCAGCGACGAGCAGGGCCGTGAGTTTCAGCGGCTGTGTGGCGAGATGCGAAAACAGGTGCAATCCCCGCGTGTGCTGGCCGAACTCGACCTGCAATTCCATCTCCTGGTGGCGGAATCGACCCAGAACGAGCTTTTCGGCGTCTTGCTGGCGCCGTTGATCGAGCAGTTACGCAGCCATTTCGTCTACGGCTGGGAGCACTACGGCGACCGCCCGGTCGAGACGATTTTCGACCAGCACGAGGCCATCGCCGGGGCCATCGCCCGGCATGACGCCGCCGCCGCCCGCCGTGGCATGGCCGACCATCTCGACTATTTTCGCGGCATCCTGCAAAGCAGGAGACGCCAACCGCACGACAACGGAAACCAATAATGCCAACCTCCGCCCCAGCGATCATCGACCCCGCCGATTTGCCCCTGTCCGAGCACCCTCGCTTCGCCGGCATCGCTATGCAGCAGGTCTTCACCCAGGCCAGCCACCCCTTTGCCAGCCTCGGTCTCGTCTTCGTCCCGCCCGGCGGCGTCATCGGCCTCCACACCCACCCGAACGAGATCGAGGTGGTGCACATCCGGGCTGGCCGGGCAATTCTGACCACAGACGGGGTTGAGCGTGACTTCAAGGCCGGGCAGTTTGTGGCCATCCCCATCGGCATGACCCACGGCCTGCGCAACGAGGGCAGCGAGATGGTCGAGCTCATCACCTTCTTCACCCCGCCGATTTTTTGATCCGCGAAGAACGCGAATGACCGCGAAGAGCGGCCTCTTTTATGAACTGGTACATCTACAAAATCCAGGTCACTCGGCAGGCGATGCTGACGGAAGGGCCAACGCCCGACGAGGCGGCCATCCTTTCCGTTCACGCCGACTATTTGTCGAAGCTCGTCGAGCAAGGCGTCGCCTTCCTGGTCGGGCGCACGCTCACAACCGACGAAGGCACCTTCGGCCTTTGCATCTTCCAGGCCGCCTCGCCTGAGGAAGCCGAAACCATCATGCGCAGTGATCCCGGCATCGCCGCCGGCGTCTGGCGCGGTGAACTCCGTCCCTTCCGCATCTCCTTCCTCGCCGACGCGCTTCCGCATCTCCCGGCCTGATGGCATAAGTCAAGTCACATTCAATCAGCGATTCGGGCGCCACTTGACGATGGACGATGGACGGTAGACGATGCCCATCATCACGGCTACCACCTCGGTTGCCAATTACCAGTAACCAATTACCAGTAACCCGCCACCCTCCCATGCCTCACACCAAGCCCGACCCTTCGCTCTACTCAGGGCAAGCTCTCCTCCATATCTACCACACCATGCTGCTCATCCGCCGCTTCGAGGAGCAGGCGGTGGCGTTCTACAAGTCGGGCGAACTGCGCGGGTCGCTGCACCCCTGCATCGGCCAGGAAGCGACCGCCGTGGGTGTGGTGCTGCCGCTACGCCGCGATGACTATCTGACCTGCACCTATCGCGGGCACGGCCACGCCATCGCCAAAGGGCTGGACCCGAAAGAAGGTATGGCCGAGCTGCTGGGCCGGGCCACAGGTTGCAGCCAGGGCAAGGGCGGCTCGATGCACTACACCGACCTCAGCATCGGGCTGCTGGGCGAGAACGCCATCGTCGGCGCGGGCGTGCCCATTGCCGTGGGCGCGGCCCTGCGCGCCAAACTGGACAAGACCGGCCAGGTGGCGATGACGATCTTCGGCGACGGCGCCATCAACCAGGGCGCGCTGCTAGAGGGGCTGAACCTGGCCGCAGCCTGGAAAGCGCCCATCGTCATCGTCTGCGAGAACAACCTCTATTCCGAGATGACGCCTATCCGCAACACCACCGCCACGCCCACGCTGGCCGAGCGCGCCGCCGGGTTCGGGATCAGGACGATGACGGTCGATGGCTACGATGTGCTGGCGACGTATGCCGTTGCGAGCGAGGCGGTGGACTATGCCCGCGCCGGCCACGGCCCCGTCTTCATCGAGGTGATGACCTACCGGCTGTTCGGCCACATGGTCGGCGATAACGAGCCGTATCGCACGAAAGAGGAAGTCGAGGGGTGGCGAGCCAAAGACCCCATCATCACCTTCCCCCGCCGGTTGATCGACGAATTCGACCTGGGCGAAGCCGAGATTGCAGCGGTGCAGGCGCAGGTCGAGACCGAGATCGCCGAGATCGCCCGCTTCGCTCGCGAGAGCCCGTGGCCCGAGCTGAGCAAGATGGCGGAAGATGTGTTTACGTGAAGAAAAGGCAACAATCAACAGTCAACAATCAACAGTCAACGAATAACGGAGGCGCGCGAGATGGCGAAAGGTGATGATATTCAGGAGCGGTTGATTCGATTTGCCGCCAGAATCATCAAGGTTTGCGATGCCTTGCCATCCTCGATTGCGGGCCGGCATGTGGCCGGGCAACTTCTACGGAGTGGAACCGCTCCGGCTCCGCAGCACGGCGAAGCCCGCAGCGCCGAAAGCACCGAAGATTTCGTTCACAAACTCAAAATCGCCGTCAAAGAACTCAATGAAAGCGAAGTCTGGCTGCGCATCATTATCGCCAGCGATATGCTGCCAGCCTCACAACTCACCGACCTGTTGGACGAATGCGAACAACTCCAGCGCATCCTCAGCGCCAGCATCAAGACCGCTCGCAACTCGGTCAATCGGTAGGCAGTTCCGTTAGCCGTTGATTGTTGACTGTTGATTGTTGACTGTTGACTGTTTTCTTCTCCTCCGCATCCTCAGCGCCAGCATCAAAACCGCTCGCAACTCAGTAAATCGGTAGGCAGTTCCGTTAGCCGTTGATTGTTGACTGTTGATTGTTGACTGTTTTCTTCTCCTCCGCATCCTCAGCGCCAGCATCAAAACCGCTCGCAACTCAGTCAATCGGTAGGTAGTTCCGTTAACCGTTGATTGTTGACTGTTGATTGTTGACTGTTTTCCTTCCTTCCTCAAAGGAGTCTTTGCCATGCCCATCATCGACTGCCATCAACACCTCTGGGACCTGAGCAAGGTCGAATACCCCTGGCTTGTCCCTGCCTACGGTCCCCTATTTCGCACCTATCTTGCCTCTGAGCTGGAGCCGCAACTGGGCGAGGCGGGCGTGGCCGTCACCATCATGGTGCAATCGGCCAACAGCTTCGAGGACACCGTGTACATGCTCGACCAGGCCGATGTCTTCCCCTGGATGATCGGCGTCGTCGGCTGGGCGCCGTTGCTCGACCCCGAAGCCACGGGCAAAGCTATCGCCCGCTTCCGGCAGAACCCGTATTTCAAGGGCGTGCGCCACCTCATCCACGAGGAGCCGAACCCGCACTGGCTGCTGCAAGAGCCGGTCTACGAAAGCCTGGGATTGCTGGCCGGCGCCGGGCTGACCTTCGACGTGGTGGCGACCAAGCACGAGCACATGGCATGCATCCCCGTGCTCGGAGAGAAGGTCCCGAACCTGAAAATGGTCATCGACCACCTGGCGCAGCCGCCGTTCCAGGCAGGCGAGCTGGGGCAGTGGGGCGAGGACATGCGGGTGGCCGCCCAAAACCCGAACGTCTTCGCCAAGATTTCCGGCCTGGGCACGGCCAGCGGCGATTGGGAAGGCTGGACCGCCGGCAGTGTGCGCGGGCTGGTGCACTGGGCCATCGACCTGTTCGGGGCCGGGCGCTGCCTGTTGGGCGGCGACTGGCCGGTCTCGGTGCTGGCGGGCGGCTATGCCAAAGCCTTCGCCGTCTACAAACAGCTCGTGGCCGAACGCTCGCCCGCAGAGCAGGAGCAAATCAACCACCGCACTGCCGAAGCCTTCTACGGCGTGAAACTGCCCGCATAATTACCAATTACCAGTTACCAATTACCAACAACCTGCAATCCGTAACTGGTAACTGGTAATTGGCGTCTTCCAGGAACCCACTTGATGCGTGAAATCACCTATTCCCAGGCCCTGCGCGAGGCCATCAGCGAAGAGATGGAGCGCAACCCCGACATCCTCCTGCTCGGCGAAGACATCGGCGTCTACGGCGGCGTGTTCAAAGTCACCGAAGGGCTGCTGGCCAGGTTCGGGCCCGAGCGCGTGATCGAGACGCCCATCTCCGAGGCCGGGTTCATCGGCGCCGCCATCGGCCTGGCCATGACCGGCAAACACCCCATGGCCGAGCTGATGTTCATGGATTTCGCCTGGGTGGCCTCCGACCAGATCTTCAATCAGGCCGCCAAGATGCGCTACATGTCGGGCGGGCGGGCCAGCGTGCCGCTGGTGATCCGCACACAACAGGGCGGGGGACGGGGCAATGCCGCTCAGCATTCGCAAAGCCTGGAAACGATCTTCACCCATATCCCCGGCCTCAAGGTGGCGATTCCCGCCACGCCTTACGACGCCAAAGGCCTGCTCAAGACCGCCTTTCGCGACCCCAACCCGGTCGTGTTCATCGAACACAAGCTGTTGTACAACAGCAAAGGCCCGGTCCCGGTCGAGGAGTACACCCTCCCCTTCGGCAAGGCGGCGGTCAAGCGCCCCGGCGACGATGTCACCCTGGTCAGCTACTCGCGCACCCTGCTGTTTGCGCTGGAAGCGGCGGAACAGGCTGCGGCCGAGGGCATCGAGGTCGAAGTCATCGACCTGCGCACCCTCGCCCCGCTCGACCTGGACACCATCCTGGCCTCGGTGCGCAAGACCAACCGGCTGGTGATCGCCCACGAAGCGCATCGCACCCTGGGCCTGGGCGCCGAGATCTCCGCCCTGGTGCAGGAACACGCCTTCGATTATCTGGATGCCCCCATCGAGCGCGTCGGCGCGATGGACATCCCCATCCCCTACTCAAAGCCGCTGGAAGATGAGGCGTTGCCAGGGGTGAAGCACATTTTGGATGGAATTCGGAAAGTTGTACGTTAGTATTGCGTGTTGCGTGTTCCGTGCTCTTCGCTGATTACAGGCTATTCTTACGCAACACGGAACACGCACCTCGCTTTCACACGCAGAGACGCACCTATGGTCGATCCCATTCTTGAACTTAATTACAAACCCGTCCTGCCGCCCAAGATCGATTACGGCCTCGGCCTGGTTGGTTGCGGTGGCATCGTGCAATATGCGGCCATGCCGTCGTATCGCAAACACAAGCTGCGCGTGGTAGCTGCTTATGATAAGCAGCGCCCGACCGCCGAGATCGTGGCCCAGGAATTCCAGATCCCTCACGTCTACGACTCGGTCGAGGAGCTGGTCGCCAACCCCGACGTCGACATCGTCGAGATCTCGGTGCCGCCGAAATTCCAGCCCGCCATCGCTCACACCTGCATCGAGGCCGGCAAACATCTGTTGTGTCAGAAGCCGCTGGCGCTGACCCTGGCCGAAGCGGCAGGCATCGTCGAGCACGCCCGGCAGAAGAATGTGAAGGTGGCCGTGAACCAGCAATTGCGCTGGGGCCAGGGCATCCGTGCGGCCAAAGACCTGATCAAGAAGGGCTGGATCGGCCAACCGGTTGACGCCTCGATCCAGGTCAGTGTGAACACGCCCTGGAACATGTGGGACTGGCTGTATGTCTCGCCCCGTCTGGAGGTGCAATTCCACTCGATCCATTACATCGACGCCATGCGCGCGCTGTTCGGCGACCCGGTCTGGGTGACCAGCCGCCACGCCCGCAATCCCTTGCAGGGCACGATGGTCGGCGAGACCAAGACGATCACCATCCTGGACTACGGCGAGACGTTGCAGGACAACGAGCTGCAAGTCTTCGTCGCCGACAACCATTACAACCAGTCGGATGACTATTTCGCCATCTTCCGTATCATCGGCACCGACGGCCACATCACCGGCACGCTGGGCGCGATGTACAACTATCCGCACGGCCGCGAGGATACGCTGGAATGGAGCAGCAAGCGCTTCTACAAAGACAAGCGCTTCGAGGCCAAGCTGGAAGGCAAGTGGATCCCCGACGCCTTCATCGGCCCCACCGCCTCGCTGATGCAGGCCATCCAGGAAGATGGCGCGCCCGAAACCGATGCCGCCGATAACCTGAACACCCTGCGCATCGTCGAAGCCTGCTACGTCTCCGCCGCCGAGCATCGTTCGGTGCGGCTGGACGAGCTGCCGGCGGTGTCGGATTGGGGGAAGTAGACAAGGAAACATGGAACAACGCTTCGCAAACAAGATCGCTATCGTCACCGGCGCCGGACAGGGCATTGGCCGGGGTGTGGCTATGCGGCTGGGCCAGGAGGGAGCGCGGGTCGTCGTGGCCGATTACAATCCCGATACGGCTGCCGCCGTCGCCCGCGAGATCGAGGCGGCGGGTGGGCGGGCGTCGGCCCATCGCGTCGACATCAGCGATGTGGCGGCGGTGCGGGCGATGGTGGACGCCGTCGTGGCCGAGTTTGGCCGCATCGACATCCTGATCAACAACGCCGGCATCGTGCAGACCAAGCCCATGCTCGACCTGACCGAGGCCGACTGGGACCGGGTGGTGGACATCAACCTGCGCGGCACGTTCTTCTGCCTGCAGGCGGTGGCGCAGCAAATGATCCGGCAGTTGCCGGAGGCGCTACGTGGGGGAGCGGGGCTGGCGGACTTGCTGGCGGCGCAGCTGAGCAGGGAGACGGAAACGACTGAAGTCGTTACTACGAGTTTGTTGGCGTGCTACGGCAAGATCGTCAACTTCTCGTCCGTTGCCGGGCGGCGGGGACGGCCGCTCTCGACGCATTACGCCGCCACCAAAGCCGCCATCATCAACCTGACGCAATCGGCGGCGCTGGCCCTGGCGCCTTACCGCATCAATGTCAACGCCGTGTGCCCCGGCATCGTGCCCACGCCCATGTGGGACAGCAT encodes:
- a CDS encoding Gfo/Idh/MocA family oxidoreductase translates to MVDPILELNYKPVLPPKIDYGLGLVGCGGIVQYAAMPSYRKHKLRVVAAYDKQRPTAEIVAQEFQIPHVYDSVEELVANPDVDIVEISVPPKFQPAIAHTCIEAGKHLLCQKPLALTLAEAAGIVEHARQKNVKVAVNQQLRWGQGIRAAKDLIKKGWIGQPVDASIQVSVNTPWNMWDWLYVSPRLEVQFHSIHYIDAMRALFGDPVWVTSRHARNPLQGTMVGETKTITILDYGETLQDNELQVFVADNHYNQSDDYFAIFRIIGTDGHITGTLGAMYNYPHGREDTLEWSSKRFYKDKRFEAKLEGKWIPDAFIGPTASLMQAIQEDGAPETDAADNLNTLRIVEACYVSAAEHRSVRLDELPAVSDWGK
- a CDS encoding SDR family oxidoreductase; the protein is MEQRFANKIAIVTGAGQGIGRGVAMRLGQEGARVVVADYNPDTAAAVAREIEAAGGRASAHRVDISDVAAVRAMVDAVVAEFGRIDILINNAGIVQTKPMLDLTEADWDRVVDINLRGTFFCLQAVAQQMIRQLPEALRGGAGLADLLAAQLSRETETTEVVTTSLLACYGKIVNFSSVAGRRGRPLSTHYAATKAAIINLTQSAALALAPYRINVNAVCPGIVPTPMWDSIDKDRADLFGAKPGEAMNAFIGTVPLKRAATPEDLAGAVAFLCSSDADYITGQALNVDGGYEMD